In the genome of Rhodoplanes sp. Z2-YC6860, one region contains:
- a CDS encoding NUDIX domain-containing protein, producing MSDGRRWRFTFHRLMHFYWRFSRGLTLGVRALVLDGDNRVFLIRHTYAAGWQLPGGGVEAGETLLQALARELHEEGNIELTGPPKLHGVFFHPIYSTRDHVTIYVVREFCQPSPPVPNREIAEHGFFPIHALPENTTKGTRARIAEVVHGRPMTERW from the coding sequence ATGAGTGACGGGCGGCGCTGGCGGTTCACGTTCCACCGGCTGATGCATTTCTACTGGCGCTTCTCGCGCGGGCTGACGCTCGGCGTGCGCGCGCTCGTGCTCGACGGCGACAATCGTGTGTTCCTGATCCGGCACACCTATGCGGCGGGCTGGCAGCTCCCCGGCGGCGGCGTCGAAGCCGGCGAGACGCTGCTGCAGGCTTTGGCGCGCGAACTGCACGAGGAAGGCAATATCGAGCTCACCGGACCGCCGAAGCTCCACGGCGTGTTCTTTCATCCGATCTACTCGACGCGCGACCATGTGACGATCTACGTGGTGCGCGAGTTTTGCCAGCCGTCGCCGCCGGTGCCGAACAGGGAGATCGCCGAGCATGGATTTTTTCCGATCCATGCGCTGCCGGAGAACACCACGAAGGGCACGCGGGCGCGAATCGCGGAGGTGGTGCACGGTCGGCCGATGACGGAGCGGTGGTGA
- a CDS encoding Bug family tripartite tricarboxylate transporter substrate binding protein — translation MISGASRFGLKFCVSAVAALACMTASVAQAEETAAQFPSRDITIIVPFGAGGPPDSVARVIAAGLSKNLGRPVIVENRPGASSGLASKAVARAEPNGYTLLAVDISFAVAPHIASNLGVDTAKDFRPIGLSAKSVFTLLASPSLGTPTVADFVKLAKTKGQEIQIGHTGIGTTPHLAAMTFIKATGIDPLLVPYKAIAEATNNVVAGHISATFSAASTAIGLGSGKANVLGVTGSKRLPGLPDVPTFEESGVKMTGFENGSWYGLMAPAGTPDAIIAKLNAALVATVQDKAVADKLMASGLELSSSTPEEFGSFVTAQNTYWGETLRAAGIKPEPK, via the coding sequence ATGATCTCGGGTGCGAGCCGCTTCGGCTTGAAGTTCTGCGTGTCCGCCGTTGCTGCACTCGCGTGCATGACCGCGTCCGTTGCTCAGGCAGAGGAGACGGCCGCGCAATTCCCCAGCCGCGACATCACCATCATCGTGCCCTTCGGCGCCGGCGGGCCACCCGACAGCGTCGCCCGCGTGATCGCGGCGGGCCTGAGCAAGAACCTTGGCAGGCCGGTGATCGTCGAGAACCGGCCGGGCGCAAGCTCCGGGCTTGCCTCCAAGGCCGTCGCGCGGGCTGAGCCCAACGGCTACACGCTGCTCGCGGTCGACATCTCCTTTGCGGTCGCGCCGCATATCGCGTCAAACCTCGGCGTCGACACGGCGAAGGACTTCCGGCCGATCGGCCTTTCCGCCAAATCCGTGTTCACGCTGCTGGCTTCGCCGTCGCTCGGCACGCCGACCGTTGCGGATTTCGTGAAGCTCGCCAAAACCAAAGGCCAGGAGATCCAGATCGGGCACACCGGCATCGGCACGACGCCCCACCTCGCCGCCATGACGTTCATCAAAGCGACCGGCATCGACCCGCTGCTGGTGCCCTACAAGGCCATCGCCGAAGCCACCAACAACGTCGTGGCGGGTCACATCTCGGCGACGTTCTCGGCCGCCAGCACCGCAATCGGACTGGGCAGCGGCAAGGCCAACGTGCTCGGCGTCACGGGCTCGAAGCGGCTGCCGGGATTGCCGGACGTTCCGACCTTCGAGGAATCCGGGGTCAAGATGACCGGTTTCGAAAACGGCTCCTGGTACGGCCTCATGGCGCCGGCCGGCACGCCCGACGCGATCATCGCCAAGCTCAATGCAGCCTTGGTGGCGACCGTTCAGGACAAGGCCGTCGCCGACAAACTGATGGCGTCCGGGCTTGAGCTCAGCAGCAGCACGCCGGAGGAATTCGGCAGTTTCGTCACGGCGCAGAACACCTATTGGGGTGAAACGCTTCGCGCGGCGGGCATCAAGCCCGAGCCGAAATAG
- a CDS encoding metallophosphoesterase family protein, translating into MFILAHLSDIHLAPLPRPNPSELLSKRGLGYINWLRKRRRVHRADMLARVVADLKARKPDHIAVTGDLVNLSLTSEFAPACAFLAGLGDANAVTVVPGNHDSYVRSAETLALQHWADYMRGDNNENFPFVRRRGPAAIVGLSTSLPTAPLSATGKLHGDQLARVADILAALGREKAFRVVLIHHPPTEGAHHFRRLRDADKMRDALKACGAELVLHGHHHESSLVWLPGPEHRIPVIGVPSASGSPDYHDDPGGYNLYEIDGEPGAWRCTLVSRGWHRDDRRITELRRQPLMG; encoded by the coding sequence ATGTTCATTCTGGCGCACCTCTCCGACATCCACCTTGCGCCACTGCCGAGACCCAATCCTTCCGAGCTCCTGTCCAAGCGCGGGCTCGGCTACATCAACTGGCTGCGCAAACGGCGGCGTGTCCACCGTGCCGATATGCTGGCCAGGGTCGTCGCCGACCTCAAAGCCAGGAAACCCGACCACATCGCGGTCACCGGCGATCTGGTCAATCTGTCTCTGACCAGCGAATTCGCGCCAGCCTGCGCTTTTCTCGCCGGGCTTGGCGATGCCAATGCCGTCACTGTCGTTCCTGGCAATCACGATTCCTATGTGCGCTCGGCCGAAACGCTCGCCCTGCAGCACTGGGCCGACTACATGCGCGGCGACAACAACGAGAATTTTCCGTTCGTGCGCCGCCGCGGACCCGCCGCCATCGTCGGGCTCTCGACCTCGCTGCCGACCGCGCCGCTCTCCGCCACCGGCAAGCTGCACGGCGATCAGCTCGCGCGTGTGGCAGATATCCTTGCGGCGCTCGGGCGCGAGAAGGCGTTCCGCGTGGTGCTGATCCACCACCCGCCGACCGAAGGCGCGCATCATTTCCGCCGGCTGCGCGACGCCGACAAAATGCGCGACGCGCTCAAAGCATGCGGCGCCGAGCTGGTGCTGCACGGCCATCATCACGAGTCGTCGCTGGTGTGGCTGCCGGGCCCGGAGCACCGCATCCCGGTGATCGGCGTGCCGTCCGCTTCAGGCTCGCCCGATTATCACGACGATCCGGGCGGCTATAACCTTTACGAAATCGACGGCGAGCCGGGCGCGTGGCGCTGCACGCTGGTGTCGCGCGGCTGGCACAGAGACGATCGCCGCATCACCGAATTGCGGCGTCAGCCTTTGATGGGCTGA
- the mbfA gene encoding iron exporter MbfA: MKRFADLSEQEILALAISSEDEDSRIYRGFAEGLREAFPASAKVFDEMADEEVRHRTMLFDMYRSKFGDYLPLIRRQDVKGFIKHSKPLWLMRPLGLEEVRKFAESMEYEAERFYRRATENARDASIRQLLTELAEIEAEHETLAHKLGETILTKDVRAKEDETQRRMFVLQYVQPGLAGLMDGSVSTLAPLFAAAFATHQTWETFLVGLAASVGAGISMGFAEALSDDGSLTGRGTPWLRGSVCGLMTAVGGLGHTLPYLIPNFWTATVVSIIVVVLELAAISWIRHRYMDTPILSATFQVAFGGALVFLAGILIGSS; this comes from the coding sequence GTGAAACGCTTTGCCGACCTTTCCGAACAGGAAATTCTTGCGCTCGCGATCTCCAGCGAGGACGAGGACAGCCGCATCTATCGGGGCTTCGCCGAAGGCCTGCGCGAGGCGTTTCCGGCCTCCGCCAAGGTGTTCGACGAGATGGCCGACGAGGAGGTCCGGCACCGGACCATGCTGTTCGACATGTACCGCTCGAAATTCGGCGACTATCTGCCGCTGATCCGCCGCCAGGACGTCAAAGGCTTCATCAAGCACTCCAAGCCGCTCTGGCTGATGCGGCCGCTCGGCCTCGAAGAGGTGCGGAAGTTCGCCGAGAGCATGGAATACGAGGCGGAGCGTTTCTACCGCCGGGCCACCGAAAACGCGCGCGACGCCTCGATCCGCCAACTCCTCACGGAGCTGGCCGAGATCGAAGCCGAACACGAGACGCTGGCCCATAAGCTCGGCGAGACCATCCTAACCAAGGACGTCCGCGCCAAGGAGGACGAGACCCAGCGCCGGATGTTCGTCCTGCAATACGTCCAGCCCGGCCTCGCCGGCCTGATGGACGGATCGGTGTCGACGCTCGCGCCGCTGTTCGCGGCGGCCTTCGCCACCCATCAGACCTGGGAGACGTTTCTGGTGGGCCTCGCGGCTTCGGTCGGCGCCGGTATCTCCATGGGCTTTGCCGAGGCGCTGTCCGACGATGGCTCGCTGACCGGCCGCGGCACGCCGTGGCTGCGCGGCTCGGTCTGCGGCCTGATGACCGCTGTCGGCGGTCTCGGCCACACCCTGCCCTATCTCATTCCGAATTTCTGGACTGCGACCGTCGTGTCCATCATCGTCGTGGTGCTCGAGCTTGCCGCAATCTCCTGGATACGCCATCGTTACATGGATACACCCATCCTCTCCGCCACGTTCCAGGTCGCGTTCGGCGGCGCTCTCGTGTTTCTCGCTGGAATTCTGATCGGCAGTTCTTGA
- a CDS encoding GNAT family N-acetyltransferase: MNDLSYAILQETPDDAEAIERLNARTFGPGRFAKSAYRLREEVAHIPELSFTARVGTLMVGSVRLSPIIVGAATKALLLGPLTIEPPFRNHGIGRKLIARALDEAKRKGHRLVVLVGDEPYYSRSGFKPAGKGRITMPGPADPARLLVAELEPGAFDGVSGAVRPDWPAA; this comes from the coding sequence ATGAACGATCTGTCCTACGCCATCCTGCAGGAAACGCCCGACGATGCCGAGGCGATCGAGCGCCTGAATGCGCGCACCTTCGGGCCGGGGCGGTTCGCCAAATCGGCCTATCGGCTGCGCGAGGAGGTCGCCCATATCCCCGAACTGTCATTCACGGCGCGAGTCGGCACGCTGATGGTCGGTTCGGTGAGGCTGTCGCCGATCATCGTCGGCGCCGCCACCAAGGCGCTGCTGCTCGGACCGCTCACCATCGAACCACCGTTCCGCAACCACGGCATCGGCCGCAAGCTGATCGCTCGCGCGCTGGACGAGGCCAAGCGCAAGGGCCACCGGCTTGTGGTGCTGGTCGGCGACGAGCCCTATTACAGCCGTTCCGGTTTCAAGCCCGCCGGCAAGGGCCGGATCACCATGCCGGGCCCTGCCGATCCGGCACGACTGCTCGTTGCAGAGCTCGAGCCTGGCGCTTTTGACGGCGTCTCCGGCGCGGTGCGCCCCGACTGGCCTGCGGCGTAG
- a CDS encoding DUF4159 domain-containing protein: MMGLPIGFAQPLILLGLLSLPVLWWLLRLIPPRPLRIEFPPTRLLLDIQPKEDTPSRTPWWLTLLRLALATLVILAAAGPLWNPPAAGTSSSSSLALLIDDDFSAAASWDARMRSADDIIGRAEADNRSVALVTLGDATRDISVQPAAAARVRIHQLKPKPYAVERVDALPAISRLLAGAPDMEVVWLSDGIDLGRGSEFVAGLARITEGRNVSVVTGGLPTPHALAAADNQAGSLTVKVLRATTAGSESGLIRALDLKGLPLGEARFGFKDGDLETDAEINLPVEIRNDIARLEIPAERSAGAVQLLDKRWRRRTIGVVSGSTADTAQPLLASTYYLSRALNPFADVRLADIAAPVEAIKRFIDQSVPMIMLADVGNVTGESHDRLAAWVEDGGMLVRFAGPRLAASDDDLVPVKLRRGGRTLGGSMSWDQPQPLTAFSREGPFNNMPVPKDVTVSRQVLAEPEAGLVDRTWATLADGTPLVTAVKRGKGMIVLFHVTADTRWSDLPLSGSFVDMLRRLVALAGTTATNDASEKNKAEREVVPPTRILDGFGAFGPPTATTRPVPAGFVTRATADHPPGFYGPPEGLLAVNTLAPADKLATIDYAPLHARLEAYQVGEPQDLRGPVLLAALGLLALDALVVFLLAGGIGQLLRRRPHGATAAMLLAAVLMATLTFGSQASAQQQQAPQQQAQGDLLGPMINRAITGTPPREQRTPSEPLSSGDADFALKATTETRLAYVITGDSEVDGISKSGLQGLTLYLAQRTALEAGDPVGLDIGKDELAFFPLIYWPVLPNAPKPTPAALARIDAYMKNGGTVLFDTRDAITAPPGPGGASRSPGMLALRNILGSLDIPELEPVSRDHVLTKTFFLLRDFPGRFNSGQLWVEALPTGNDADDESKRPARAGDGVSSILITSNDMAGAWATRPDGQAMLPMVPGEPRQREFAFRAGVNIVMYTLTGNYKADQVHVPALLERLGQ, from the coding sequence TGGTGGCTGACACTGCTTCGGCTGGCGCTTGCGACGCTCGTGATCCTCGCCGCCGCCGGGCCGTTGTGGAATCCACCGGCTGCCGGCACCAGCAGTTCGTCTTCCCTCGCGCTTCTGATCGACGACGACTTCAGCGCGGCGGCGAGCTGGGACGCGCGCATGCGGTCGGCTGACGACATCATCGGCCGCGCCGAAGCCGACAACCGCAGTGTCGCGCTGGTGACGCTCGGCGACGCCACCCGCGATATCTCGGTTCAGCCCGCGGCCGCGGCGCGCGTGCGCATCCATCAGCTCAAGCCCAAGCCCTATGCGGTCGAGCGCGTCGACGCGCTGCCCGCCATCAGCCGGCTGCTGGCCGGCGCCCCCGACATGGAGGTGGTCTGGCTGTCGGACGGCATTGATCTCGGCCGCGGTTCGGAATTCGTCGCGGGCCTTGCCCGCATCACCGAAGGCCGCAACGTCTCGGTCGTCACCGGCGGCCTGCCGACACCGCACGCGCTCGCCGCGGCCGACAATCAGGCGGGCTCCCTCACCGTGAAAGTGCTGCGCGCCACCACGGCCGGCAGCGAGAGCGGCCTCATTCGCGCGCTCGATCTGAAGGGCCTGCCGCTCGGCGAAGCGCGTTTCGGCTTCAAGGACGGCGATCTCGAAACCGATGCCGAGATCAACCTGCCGGTCGAAATCCGAAACGACATCGCGCGGCTCGAAATTCCTGCCGAACGCTCGGCCGGCGCCGTGCAGCTGCTCGACAAGCGCTGGCGCCGCCGCACCATCGGCGTGGTGTCGGGTTCGACCGCTGACACCGCGCAACCGCTGCTCGCTTCGACCTACTATCTCTCCCGCGCGCTCAATCCGTTCGCCGATGTCCGCCTCGCCGACATCGCAGCGCCGGTGGAGGCGATCAAGCGCTTCATCGACCAGAGCGTGCCGATGATCATGCTGGCCGACGTCGGCAACGTGACCGGCGAGTCCCATGACCGCCTCGCCGCCTGGGTCGAGGACGGCGGCATGCTGGTGCGTTTCGCCGGGCCGCGGCTTGCCGCCTCCGACGACGATCTCGTGCCGGTCAAGCTTCGCCGTGGCGGCCGCACGCTCGGCGGCAGCATGAGCTGGGATCAGCCGCAGCCGCTCACGGCCTTCTCGCGCGAGGGGCCGTTCAACAACATGCCGGTGCCGAAGGACGTGACCGTGTCGCGTCAGGTGCTGGCCGAGCCGGAAGCCGGCCTCGTCGATCGCACCTGGGCGACGCTTGCCGACGGCACGCCGCTCGTCACCGCCGTCAAGCGCGGCAAAGGAATGATCGTGCTGTTCCATGTCACCGCCGACACCCGCTGGTCCGACCTGCCGCTGTCGGGCTCGTTCGTCGATATGCTGCGCCGGCTGGTGGCTCTCGCCGGCACGACGGCAACCAACGATGCATCCGAGAAGAACAAGGCCGAACGCGAGGTGGTGCCGCCGACGCGCATCCTCGACGGCTTCGGCGCCTTCGGACCGCCGACCGCCACCACGCGGCCGGTGCCGGCCGGCTTTGTGACGCGGGCCACAGCGGATCATCCGCCGGGATTCTACGGTCCGCCAGAGGGGCTCCTTGCCGTGAACACGCTCGCGCCTGCCGACAAGCTCGCGACCATCGACTACGCGCCGCTGCATGCGCGGCTCGAGGCCTACCAGGTGGGCGAGCCGCAGGATTTGCGCGGTCCGGTGCTGCTCGCGGCACTTGGCCTGCTGGCGCTCGATGCGCTGGTGGTGTTCCTCCTGGCCGGCGGCATCGGCCAGCTCCTGCGGCGGCGTCCGCACGGCGCCACCGCGGCGATGCTGCTCGCGGCCGTGCTGATGGCGACGCTGACGTTCGGCTCGCAGGCGTCTGCGCAACAGCAGCAGGCTCCACAACAGCAAGCGCAAGGCGATCTGCTCGGGCCGATGATCAATCGGGCTATCACCGGCACGCCGCCGAGAGAACAGCGCACGCCGTCCGAGCCGCTGAGTTCGGGCGACGCCGATTTCGCGCTCAAGGCCACCACCGAAACGCGGCTCGCTTACGTCATCACCGGCGACTCTGAAGTGGACGGCATCAGCAAGTCCGGCCTGCAGGGGCTGACGCTCTATCTCGCGCAGCGCACCGCGCTCGAAGCCGGCGATCCGGTCGGCCTCGATATCGGAAAAGACGAGCTCGCCTTCTTCCCGCTGATCTACTGGCCGGTGCTGCCGAACGCGCCGAAGCCCACGCCCGCGGCGCTCGCCCGCATCGACGCCTACATGAAGAACGGCGGCACCGTGCTGTTCGACACCCGCGACGCCATCACGGCGCCGCCCGGCCCCGGCGGCGCCAGCCGCTCGCCCGGCATGCTGGCGCTGCGCAACATCCTTGGCTCTCTCGACATCCCCGAGCTCGAGCCGGTGTCGCGCGATCACGTGCTGACCAAGACGTTCTTCCTGCTTCGCGACTTCCCCGGCCGCTTCAACTCCGGGCAGCTCTGGGTCGAGGCGCTGCCGACCGGCAACGACGCCGACGACGAGAGCAAGCGGCCGGCCCGCGCCGGCGACGGCGTGTCGTCGATCCTGATCACCTCGAACGACATGGCAGGCGCCTGGGCGACGCGCCCGGACGGCCAGGCCATGCTGCCGATGGTGCCGGGCGAGCCGCGGCAGCGCGAATTCGCCTTCCGCGCCGGCGTCAACATCGTGATGTACACGCTGACCGGCAACTACAAGGCCGACCAGGTTCACGTACCGGCCCTGCTCGAGCGTCTGGGACAATAG
- a CDS encoding glutathione S-transferase family protein — MGLLVEGVWRDDSYDTSRIKDGRFNRPTTKFRNWITPDGTPGPSGNGGFPAEAGRYHLYVSLACPWAHRTIIFRQIKRLESVISMSVTSWHMGENGWTFDTAEGSSGDAVNGKQKLSEIYLLTDPKFTGRVTVPVLWDKQQKTIVNNESSEIIRMLNSAFDAFTNDGTDYYPAMRRAEIDAVNDAVYPNVNNGVYRAGFATTQAAYEEAFRNVFGTLDDMERRLSRQRYVAGPRLTEADWRFFPTLIRFDAVYYSHFKCNLRRIGDYPNLSNYVRDLYQTPGVAETVSIDHIKRHYYGSQRKVNPTGIVPLGPELDFSKPHDRDRFVS; from the coding sequence ATGGGACTTCTGGTCGAGGGCGTGTGGCGCGACGACAGCTACGACACCAGCCGGATCAAGGACGGCCGCTTCAACCGGCCGACCACGAAATTCCGCAACTGGATCACGCCCGATGGCACCCCCGGCCCCTCGGGCAATGGCGGCTTTCCGGCCGAAGCCGGCCGCTACCACCTGTACGTCTCGCTGGCCTGCCCCTGGGCCCATCGCACCATCATCTTCCGCCAGATCAAGCGGCTGGAGAGCGTCATTTCCATGTCGGTGACCTCCTGGCACATGGGCGAGAACGGCTGGACCTTCGACACCGCAGAGGGATCGAGCGGCGACGCCGTCAACGGCAAGCAGAAGCTGTCGGAGATCTATCTTCTGACCGATCCGAAATTCACCGGCCGCGTCACCGTGCCGGTGCTGTGGGACAAGCAGCAAAAGACGATCGTGAACAACGAATCGTCCGAGATCATCCGGATGCTGAACTCTGCCTTCGATGCGTTCACCAACGACGGCACCGACTATTATCCGGCGATGCGGCGCGCAGAGATCGACGCCGTGAACGACGCGGTCTATCCGAACGTCAACAACGGCGTCTATCGCGCGGGCTTCGCCACCACGCAAGCGGCCTACGAAGAAGCGTTCCGCAATGTGTTCGGCACGCTCGACGACATGGAGCGGCGGCTGTCGCGGCAGCGTTACGTGGCGGGTCCGCGCCTGACCGAAGCGGATTGGCGGTTTTTCCCGACGCTGATCCGCTTCGACGCCGTCTATTACAGCCACTTCAAATGCAATCTGCGGCGGATCGGCGACTACCCGAATCTCTCGAACTACGTGCGCGACCTTTATCAGACGCCGGGTGTGGCCGAGACGGTGAGCATCGACCACATCAAGCGGCACTACTACGGCAGCCAGCGCAAGGTGAATCCCACCGGCATCGTGCCGCTCGGCCCCGAACTGGATTTCAGCAAGCCGCACGACCGCGACAGGTTTGTAAGTTAA
- a CDS encoding SPFH domain-containing protein, whose product MDFDTALPIALWAAGIIVFLVVLRMSNVFRYIPNNQVGIVEKLWTTKGSIESGFIALNGEAGFEPEVLRGGLHVFFPFMYRIHKSDLVTVGQGKIAYVFARDGAALGASQVLGANDTPEKSDFQDARKFLTGGGQKGPQRKILREGTYAINTTQFAIITDERVYGHALSDQEQIVLDGMKQTITERGGFAPVVLAAGHDLVGIVTVHDGPSLSPGEIIAPEVGIDLRTPETFHNNFQEPEKFLKAGGYRGRQLQVIVEGTWYLNRLFATVESVPKTVIPVGNVGVVIFYTGPSTGDVSGDQYRHGELVTNGSRGVWKDPLLPGKYAFNTYAGKIEIIPTVNFILKWVRGEVGAMKLDENLSEISLITKDAFEPTLPLSVVMHIDYKKAPMIIQRFGDVKKLVEQTLDPMVSAFFKNIAQKMTLIELLQNRAAIQEESAQAMKEKFTGYSLELQEVLIGTPRAAAAGDQTIENILIQLRSRQIAREQIETYREQEKAATQERTLNEAKATAAAQTALTQSLIQIKVQENEGAAAFARAQKDAETIKVTAAAMGEQSRLEGQGEADRVLAIGTANAQSTKLSVDAYGGPEFRLAEQNFSRFADALTKINQPLVPQFLMSGTQGAESGNAGLIPTAMLSSMFGQMMPEALEKLKSEAPKASRRTNGA is encoded by the coding sequence ATGGATTTCGACACCGCCCTGCCGATCGCCCTTTGGGCTGCGGGCATCATCGTATTCCTGGTCGTGCTGCGGATGTCCAACGTCTTCCGCTATATCCCGAACAATCAGGTCGGCATCGTCGAGAAGCTCTGGACCACCAAAGGCTCGATCGAATCCGGCTTCATCGCGCTGAACGGCGAAGCGGGCTTCGAGCCTGAGGTGCTGCGCGGCGGCCTGCACGTGTTCTTCCCTTTCATGTATCGGATTCACAAATCCGATCTCGTGACCGTCGGCCAGGGCAAGATCGCCTATGTGTTCGCGCGCGACGGCGCGGCTCTCGGCGCCTCGCAGGTGCTGGGCGCCAACGACACGCCTGAGAAGTCCGACTTCCAGGATGCGCGCAAGTTTCTGACGGGCGGCGGCCAGAAGGGTCCGCAGCGCAAGATCCTGCGTGAAGGCACCTACGCCATCAACACCACGCAATTCGCCATCATCACCGACGAACGTGTCTATGGTCACGCCCTGAGCGATCAGGAGCAGATCGTGCTCGATGGCATGAAGCAGACCATCACCGAGCGCGGCGGCTTTGCGCCGGTGGTGCTGGCCGCCGGACACGATCTGGTCGGCATCGTCACCGTGCATGACGGCCCGTCGCTGTCGCCTGGCGAAATCATTGCACCGGAGGTCGGCATCGATCTGCGAACTCCGGAGACGTTCCACAACAACTTCCAGGAGCCTGAGAAATTCCTCAAGGCCGGCGGCTATCGCGGCCGTCAGCTCCAGGTCATCGTCGAAGGCACCTGGTATCTCAACCGCCTGTTCGCGACCGTAGAGTCCGTGCCGAAGACCGTCATTCCGGTCGGTAATGTCGGCGTCGTGATCTTCTACACCGGTCCTTCGACCGGCGACGTGTCCGGCGATCAGTACCGCCATGGCGAGCTCGTCACGAACGGCAGCCGCGGCGTCTGGAAGGACCCGCTGCTGCCCGGCAAATACGCCTTCAACACCTACGCCGGCAAGATCGAGATCATCCCGACCGTCAACTTCATCCTGAAATGGGTGCGTGGCGAGGTCGGCGCGATGAAGCTCGACGAGAACCTCTCGGAGATCTCGCTGATCACCAAGGACGCGTTCGAGCCGACGCTGCCGCTCTCGGTGGTGATGCACATCGACTACAAGAAGGCGCCGATGATCATCCAGCGCTTCGGCGACGTGAAGAAGCTCGTCGAGCAGACGCTCGATCCGATGGTCAGCGCCTTCTTCAAGAACATCGCGCAGAAGATGACGCTCATCGAGCTCCTGCAGAACCGCGCCGCGATCCAGGAGGAATCTGCGCAGGCGATGAAGGAAAAGTTCACCGGCTATTCGCTCGAGCTCCAGGAGGTTCTGATCGGCACGCCGCGCGCGGCGGCTGCGGGCGACCAGACCATCGAGAACATCCTCATCCAGCTCCGCTCGCGGCAGATCGCACGCGAGCAGATCGAGACTTATCGTGAGCAGGAGAAGGCCGCCACGCAAGAGCGCACGCTGAACGAGGCCAAGGCCACGGCCGCGGCGCAGACGGCGCTGACCCAGTCGCTCATTCAGATCAAGGTGCAGGAGAACGAAGGCGCCGCGGCCTTCGCTCGCGCACAGAAGGACGCCGAGACCATCAAGGTCACGGCGGCTGCGATGGGCGAACAGTCGCGGCTCGAGGGCCAGGGCGAGGCCGACCGCGTGCTGGCGATCGGTACTGCCAACGCCCAGTCCACCAAGCTCTCGGTCGACGCCTATGGCGGCCCGGAATTCCGCCTCGCCGAGCAGAACTTCTCGCGCTTTGCCGATGCGCTGACCAAGATCAACCAGCCGCTGGTGCCGCAATTCCTGATGTCCGGCACGCAAGGCGCCGAGAGCGGCAACGCGGGGCTCATCCCCACCGCGATGCTGAGCTCGATGTTCGGACAGATGATGCCGGAGGCGCTGGAGAAGCTGAAGAGCGAAGCGCCGAAGGCCTCGCGCCGGACCAACGGGGCGTAA